CGAGCGTCACCATTACCGATGTCCGAACGAGTGATGAATCACTGATCCAGGCGACAACGCGAGAACCGAATTCGAACTCTGTTTGATGTAAGAATCCGCCGCTCTTCAACTGCCTCTGTCACtatatctctttttttcttctgttcttGCTCTTTGCTATACTCGATTGTCTGTGACTTCGGAATCCTTTTGTCCTGATCGTGATTGTTTTTTCAGCTGGATTGTGAGAAATCGATggaaagaagaggaaggaatTTTAGATTCTTGCTTAAATAGTGCTGTTCGAAGCAGCTATTCTCAGATTCCGGGATAAATGCCGGAGCTAGGGTTTTACAGATTGTAGATATGGTGTAACTTGCTGAATACTTAATATTTGTGCACAGAGCTTTCAAGCAGTTTAGCTTTTGCCTTTAGATATGGATACGCTTACTCGGTAAtcgaaagaagaaaaagaacaacgAGATTCTGGATTTGGATAAGTTGTTTTGCAACGAAAAATTATAAGAACGCCTTCTCTTGTTCGCGGAAAACTGTGGAATCAGTAAACAGAGAAAAACAGAAGAAGAGAATGTAGATGCAAGGAAAAGTAcaatttttgtgtaatttagTGGGATTGAACTGAGCTGACGGAGTTGAGATGCAAAGGAAGAGTATAATTGGGTATCAATTTAAGGATTTTTCATGACTGAGgagggctctctctctctctctctctctctctctctctctgattggATATCTGGATTTCTTTTTCTCtggaatttgattattatgttTCATAGGATAAGGTTGGATCTCATTTGGTTTCGACCAAGTTGCTTCTGATCtcaaaatttaacaataaaacACTTGAGTTTAATGACGGAACTTAACTTGCTGCGAAGGTTGTTATTTTGTCTGATCTATATTCtgcaatataaatattttatttcaagtTCCTTATGAGTGTTGATAAGATTCTGGTATATATTGTTGCATATGTTGTAAAGTAATATGCTACATGACTGTTGTAAGTTCTTCCATTTTTACTGCTGTTTTACACATTGCGTATGTGACATTTTAGTTGCAGATGTATTACTTATAGGTTCAGTATTTCTTATTGCTGTCTTTGTTACTTCCTGCAGTTAGGGGACTGTTAATGGAGATCTCTGCAGATGATGTTTCACAGAATTCAACTATTTCTTCCAATGATGTTGGTCAACACCACAACAATACTTCCCCTGACATTGTGAATCAAGGGTACATGCTTCTTCATCTTATTGTTCACTTTACATGATGAAATCTTAGTATGAGTAACCATTGTTTTCACTTTGGTATTATTGTTTTACGGAAGGTAATCTAATCCATTTTGAACATTGGTTGTcaacaaattgtaaaaaaaaggTGTGCTTTTTACATACCTTTCCATTTTCTGAAATGCTCTGAGCAGCTTTTGTCAATATCAAAGTCCCAAAGATGCCAATAATCTTTGCTTTCTTTTAGGCAATGTGATATTATTGACTCTAATAGATTGAGGATTGTTCCAAGTTTGGAATTGTTAAAACAAATATTCATCACTATTTGAAAAattcttcttttcccttcctccagttgagatttttcttttctcttctgcAGTTACATCTTTATCTAAGCACATATTTGAATATGTGTAAAGCTTTGGACACGTAGATGTTTAAAATGCCTGCAATAATTCATTCAAGCTATAAAAAGTATGCACTAGAGCAGCCTTCATCCTCATGCTATTAAGAATACGTGCTTTTGTTTTTATGTGATACGAATGCTGGATTAGTTGTTTTCTAGTTTTAAATGGCACTTGAACAAACCTCACCGAACATGAAGGTTTGCTGTTTGTTCCCCTTCGCATGGTGCTTATATATTCAGAAGCATGCATTTGTAATTGTAACATTTTTGCATCTTTAAGGCTGTGGCTATCACTTCCCCATGTCCATAAATTTCGTGGACTACTTGGATGAAAACCTAATGGTTGCCCTATATAATGCtgttttaatttagtttttattttaaataaaacaacatTAGTCTTTCTATTGGGACATGATTGATGATTTATATGGTGAATCTTCTATTAGTTAGTTCTAGCATTTTTAAGAACCCTATTCATATAGGGATGACATAGTCATGGAGGGAGAAATCTAACGGGTTTATTTGAAAGTTCACATTCTCTTAATTTGAAATGTTAAATAgaataataaatacaattacTTGTTTTTCTTACTTCTTTCGGGTTTGCACTATACTATATAGATTTTTCCTACTTGGGGGAGGGGGTTGGTTAATAGTATCTTCCTTGATGCCTGGAGTTGTGCTAGATTAATGGAAAGTAGCCCAATGAACAAGGCTTCTGCCTTTGTGCCCGATTGGTTCTTACAAGGGCATTTGATTCTATTTCCTTTATGGCCTTTATGCCATATTAGATTTTCTAAACCTGTGTTATACATGAAATTTCAGAGGAATGGAATGTGAACATGAGATTGGTGAAGCAGAAGCTAGAACTATTCTTGAAGTTATTTCTTCTACTGGAAAATTTTGGTATGCTTCTACCTTATAATTAAATTACCACTCATTGGTTATTTTATGGTTTTACTTTTGCATTTGTCTATTTGTGTGTGTGGATCAAAGCATGGAAATGATGTGTAACTTGGTTTCTAGGGCTTCTATGATTAGGTACAAGTTAATATAAGATGTTCATCCAACAGCGACTATTCCAGCAACCAACATATGCAGACCCCTTATTCTAGATTATCTCATGGTTGTTATAAAGTATAATTGTGCTTTATCACCATATTCTCTTCCTCTCTGTTCACATTCAACATTGACATCATCTATGCCTATTACATCTTTAGTTTGTTCCATGTAGTGCTTTGTCTGTTCTAAAGAGCTCACAATTGCTTGCTTTGAGGCTATTGTTGCAATGGTGGCTTGGGACAAAGGCTTTGGTGACCCTGATAGGAGTGGGCAATACAGTATTTGGGGAGAGAAAGATGGAAAAACTGTTCATCTGCATCTAGTTTTGAATCTAAACAAATGGCATTTTTGCCCCTTTTGCTCTCAAATTCATTTAGTGGATAACCAACGTATAACTCAGTGGATCAAACATCGTGAATTCTAGGCAATAGAGATTGGTGAACTAGAAATTCATGTAATTGGACCTcatctagtgagattaaggcttgatatccAGTGCCCTGCCTGTGGCTTTTGTTGAGAGGGGCTGGAGTAAAATTCCTCAATTTTGGACATGGGACTGGGAGCCAAGAtataatttttcctaaaaatctcaaaaatgcTATAACCTTTTGAACTTCACCTCGATGTGGTGCCAGGACCTGGTTGTGACCCTGGGTTCTGTAAAAGATTATATTGTCCTCATCCCTATGCACAAAAGGGAACTTCGAAGTTGCTtccaaaaatgatttttcattgttttttgTTCTAACTGGATTTATTCAAATTTGCCAGTGATGTTATTTTCAGTGAGATTCTGAAGTCGCTGGGTGTCCTTAACCATGTCTGTCCGTTAGATGGTTGAGAGTTTTATTCATTGGCTGGCATAACAACTCTTTGATGACAATAGTTGGGCCAAGTCTCTCTAATTGCTTGGCTTTCAAATAAGCAGTGTAATACTTGATTGTTTTTCCCTGATCTATACTCAAAGCATGTTTGCTTGTTTGCCAACTATCTTAAATGACTTGAACAACAATATATCTAGTCTTAATCCCTCGATTTGAGGCTgcctatataaattttatcccgccaatcatttctatctataacCTTTTGTCATGTtcctagggtttacctaggttttggatgggaaattggaagaatccgGGGGAGTTAGAACCGAGAACTGAGAGGATTGGAGAGAGAATTAGAACAAAAAGAGGGATAACAGACAAAATTAAGGGGGAAATGCAGACATAACAGAACAAGAGAGAGTCAGAGGGGAAACAAGGGGGAGATCTGAAATGTTGAGAGAGAAGTCagaaattcaattatcattcatctATATGACATtctctaatttatttatagGCTACTCTACTGAAAGGTACAATCACCGAACCAGCAAAGTACAACAACTAACTAATATATAGAATACgtaattactattatatccttggggatccttggggtcgtgatatttccccccctccttgagagcattcttgtccccaagaacttatgGCAACTGGCCCTGTCCTTCATCCTATCCCTGATTTCACTTTCTGAtttatccttctttctttcttcctcctcctagGCCTATTCCTCttcatttttatgtttcttctcttttgcttttcctgCAAATGAAAAATGTAGTCCTCAAAAGAGATTCATGACAAAGCTCACTTCTCCAATTGATCTGTGAGTTCCAGTAATTTTCTGGACCTTCTTTGCAGTAATTGCACCAGTGAGTGTTAAAAATAAGTATTCCGGAAGCAACCTGCTCTTCCTTCCTCCTCTGAACCGTATAACAGTTCTTCTGTTCTATCCTCTTCGATTGTTCCTTCTCTACTAACACCAGTATGAGAAACTGGTCTGCATTACCTGAAATGACAGCAAGACTGTCATACTGATCCTTAGGACCTTCTTTCCTAAGGTTACAATCCTGGACATCAACGGGTCCTTCAGACATTGGACTAGGCAGCAGGGGTAACACAATGAATTTTGCGTTCTCAGTCACTTCATCGGGTAATTCCTCATTTTTTCCTGCAACTTCTTGTTATGCCAATTATGATTTATTAGCTCTTCTTCTGGTTCCTTGGCAACTGCAACTGAATTTATTTCAACACCACTGCTTGTAGAATTTGATTGAGCAATTTTCTCAATCGTAAAAAACTGGGATCAGTTTCCATTCTAAAAGAATCATATGtctctttctcaatctcaagaACTTCTCTGTTAACATCTTTGAATCCTGATGATTGAATGTCTGAATCAATTAACTCATGATCAGAACATCCGAGATAGATATCTTGAATCTCTCTTTCCGAAACTTCTCTTTTTAAGGAATTAGAACATTCCTTAGAAAAACATTCAGCTGGGATACTATCCTGAAACTAATGTGAAAacagaataaaaaatttgtCCAGCTTGTGATTGAGGATGGCGAATTGTTGCTTGATTCCTGTGTCCATTGCTTGCCTCAGAAATTGCTTCCAGGAGTCACCTAATCCTCAATTTCCTCTAACTCAATTGGCTCTGTACAGCCTCTTGATAATTGCCTCCAAATCAGTGCCACGGAATCGCCTATATCACAAAGCAGCAATTGCCAATCACCTGGATCTGTATCTGTACTGCTTTCAGAATCGCCTGCAACCAGCTTCCAAAGACCGATTTGCTCTGCTTGGAATCTGTCTTTGATTCCTTCAAAATCGAATCGGAAACAATCTGCTATTAATCGCCTATCAATAGCCATGAATCATTGGCTCAGTTGCAGTTCATAGAATTCGTCAGAACCACTGCCTTACAAAATCGATCTGATCTGAATCACCTAGATCTACAGCCAGTAATATCAGCCTCCTTAAACTTGAGTGGCTCAATTACAGCTTTCTGAGAATCGATTGGATCTGCTTTGCTGGGATCGCTTTTGATCAGCAATTGTCTGACTTCCTATTCTGAGATTGCCTTCCTGAATCACACCTTGCAGGAGCCGAGGACTGCTGGTCTGGATCAACAGCCAAGAACCGTTGGCTCTGTTCGGTTACAATCTGTCTCTGTTAGCTTCAGAGTTGGATTGGAATTAACTGCTTTGCCTGAACCTTGATCAGCTGCTACAACTCGCTAGATCACAGCCGGGAGTCAACTGTCTGTGATACCAGTTGTCATGTtcctagggtttacctagggtttggatgggaaattggaagaatccgAGGGAGTTAGAACCAAGAATAGAgtggattggagggagaattagaacaTAAAGAGGGAGATAACAGACATAATTGAGGGGGAAATGCAGACAGAACAAAACAAGAGAGAGTCAGAgggaaacgagagggagataTCTGAAATgttgagagagaaatcagaaattcaattattattcaTCTATATGACATTCTCTAATTGATCTAaaaacctatttataggctactcTACTAAAAGGTACAATCACTGAAACAGCAAAGTACAACAACTAActaatacatataatacataattactattatatccttggggatccttgggATCGTGACACCTTATTTTCGGTGAGacccttataactcatattatACCGAAGAATCTCCCATCAAGTTTTTTCTTGGCCttttctacctctttttgtttcttgttccattccatccactttcCTCAAAAGAGCCTTtattagttttcttttcaaataaCTAAACCATTTTAATCGTGTTTTATGTATCTTATCAACAATAGGAGCTACTTCGGCCTTATTTGAAtaaccttatttctaattttattttatttttggtacaattgtacatccatcataatatactcatcttgtttacattcatatTTTGTACATGTTGACACTTTGTTGCCCAACAGTCAGTGCCATACAACAAAGTTGgtcctaaaccctaaacccataCAAAGTTGATCCTTAAATGACTTGAGTGTAAAAATATTCTAGTATGATTCATATTAGCTTCTTGGTATGGCTGCTTACATTGCCAAATTattcccaaaatttttattcttgaagGTTATCTTCTGTATGGGTTGATGATACCATCCCATTGTTGTTTGTCAAGTAGTCATATTGTTTATGTTGTCCTCAGGCATGATTGGGACAAATTGAAGAGCTTGCTGTCCTTCCAGCTAAAGCAGGTATGGTGAGGTATGCTTGCGAGTGGGTCTCAAGATACTGTAAATTGTTTAtggcttttatttatttacgtatttatttttgagtatCCCCACATCTTGTTCAAGTTTTACTTCAAAGATTCCAGCCTTTGGATCAATCTGAACCTGTAGGTCTTGTCTGAATATCCGGAGACAAAGATGGCTAGTGAGCAACAAACTTCTTCATTAGGAGAGACTTACCAAGACTTGGTGAAGAGATTGGATGAAGGTATTTGCTAACCATGGTATCATCTCTGTTAAATTTTTATGCCATGAATCTCAAGGTTTATTGATGATAGTGTTGGATAGACCACCATAATGCAGACTGTTGAACGAGGAAGAGAAATTCAAAGTTTGAAGAGGCTCAAAAGTTGGGATAATGATAAGACTTTAAAGTCTTGTAGATTAGATGttgtaaacttgtattttaaagtttaattagcttctataatttaggagatagggtatcctaaaatttaggagatagcATATCTTATCtcatctcctaaattttagggCAATGTAGCTCTTTTTAATGTCTCTTTTAATATATTGCCATTAAGCTTTCtggtttagattttaatttagtagactattttattcattttttttttatttcttgtatGAATAATGCATCTTTTCAAGGCAAAGCTATCCTTCACCATAGAGATATCATTGAAAAACTCACTTATCTGGAAATTTATACAGCAGAGTTTTCAGTGGAAAGAATTCAATTTTGGCTTTCCACAGTTTTCATCACATACAAAAATATGCTTTAATAGCACTAGAGCAGCCCTTTGTCCAGTAAGGAGTAGTTCATTTTGTCTTGTCCTCACGAAACAATGAGGAGATGTTACTTTACTTTCTTATTGTCTAGTTTCGATTTTTCTTATTGCATTGAACATGACGAAAGGGATGAGCCCATTCTGTTAGTATCTGTTCTTACTAGGGCTTTATATAGATTTGTGAAACAGGAAAATGTTGTTTGGCTTACTTGttagtttaaataattgtaGTCTGTATTCCTGAAGTCAAATGGGCTCAACCCAGTTCATTGGGGTTGGTCACTTGTAAATTTCTACTTGAATATATCTGTTAGCCACCATGTATTGAATTCATGCATGACTAAACTATACTCAAATTGGCGGTACTGAGCACAATAGCATTACATACCTTCATACTCTTCAGATATTGATTGTATGTGTTAGTGAGATTTGATTATTGTCTGATCTTGTATCTTCAATGGAATTTTTAACTAGTTCAGTGTATCTCCTTCCTAATTTTAAAAACTCTAGTATGTACATGTTGAATGCATTCATAGTATGTTAATTTGCTTTACAGCTCTTCTCAGCTTTGTGGAAGGTCCTCCATTCACCCTGCAGAGGCTTTGTGAGGTGATATATCTGTCCATGATGTgtgttatgttttgagtttattgtACCCTTTATGATAATTTAACAATCTGAAATTGGTTGATACCTAGTTCAGATCCTATTTGCTTCGTTTTTTAAAGATCAGAAtcctctttattttattttatttgttctgAAATTGTAACTTCCAGCTCAGAGAATGAATCATTACTCCGAAGGTCATTACATGTTGAACTAGTTCTGGCTAGAACAATTTCTTATTGGCTCTAAGTTGAAATATACATTTATGCCGACCGGATATTTTTATGTTAACCATGCCATGCTTCATGGTTGTGACATTTTACTAAACCTTCTTCAAACAGATACTTTTGAGTGCAAGAAGCATTTATCCAAATCTGTCAAAGCTTGCCCTGGCGCTAGAGAAGGTATGTTAGCGTAAAATTTACTTTAGTGCGTTTAAAATGGTATccgaagatatatatatatatatatatgtctatgtTCGGCTTTGAAAAGGGACTGCAGTCAACTGCATAATACTTTACATTGTACAGTAAGTGGAAACATCAGTTGATCTAATTTTGTGTACGTTCTTACTAGTTCTGAAAGCTAACCATGGATTGACAAAGAGCAAGTCAGTGCACAGCACTCCCATTGTTATGGAGTCAGGGGAGCATTAGATGTATGCACTCATAACCAACATTAGGAATGTATGGACTGGAGGCACCTTCCTCCATACACGTATTGATATGGATACCCATACCCCCATTCCCATCCCCATCCCCATCCCCATTGCATACTGGATATCCATCGGATACCTGTACttgttcaatttaaattttaaaaaaaatctatttattcttttcttgtttcaaatccTCTATTAAATTTGAGGTTATTGTGTTTCTAGGTTAAGGTTGATTGGTGTTGGCTAAGTTAGATGTTAATTACCAGATTCCCAACTGGATCCTAAGTTGTATCCCAGCTGCAAGTGTTGCATATGAGTTATGGAAAGGGAGATTTCAGTTAGAAAATGGGcatcaatttgatttttgtcTGGAATTCGTTACACGATCACATGATGACAAGTTTTGAAGTTTCTCCGAAATAATGGTTGTATTGTGCATTAGCTGTCCAAATTGGTTACCTTTCTATCCTGGGAAGGTGACACGATCACAGAACAAATTGAAATCTCTCAAATTAGTTGCGTTTCAAGTACCATTCTTTTTAAACATGTCAAAACCTGGTAAGTGGAAAAAACTTTACTGATGATGGCTCATTCCTTGTTCCTTCCCTGCTTGGTAGAATTTACTGGTGACATCTACTCTGACGATTTCATCTGATCCGTATCCACCTGCATTAATGCAAAAACCCGAGGAAATTGACAAAAGAGGTGAGGAACCTCAGGAAAGAGCGGAGGAACCTCAGGCAAACTCTGATTCAGTACAGAATGGGGTTGAACATCAAACAGGCGACAGGGATGAAGTAATGGCGGAAGTAGAAGAAGCTGACGCTGATGACAACATGAGAATCGACATGGCAGGCCTTGAAGAAATGGTTCGATCAACAGAATCAAATTGTGTTTCAAATACCAGCTCTTAGTTTTGAAATCGTCACCAAAGGAAGTACAAGTAAGCTCATCTGGTAGGGAAACATTGAGGTCACTCTTTTATTGGGATTGCAATGAGATGTATATCTTATTCAAAGTTTTGATTGTTTCGGAAGTTGTTAGTTGTAAGTGAAAAATTGCGGAGCGTTACTTTGTTACTTCACGCTGTGCCAGCTTTAACATTTCAGGGTTGGATGCTATTATTTTTCTCTGATCAGTGAAAGTTGTCGAAATGGATGCCCTACACCTTGGAATTTTGATGGAGTTCACAGCCTTGGATTGAATTGAGAATTGTGGTCTGTTTggttagtattttaaaaattattgttgttatttgaCCTTTTTATTTTGGAACTTATCTGCGTGAAGCGGAAGACATCCCGTTTGTGAATTGGCCTGGAAAGCTTGTTTTGAGCAAATTTGTCCTATGAACACTTTTTAAGTTCtaggaaataattaaaaaatagaaacaatgtgtttattcatttataaaagaaaGGGATAACTACGTCTGTATATTTGTGGAGGATTTACCAGGAGTCGAAGATTTTGGAGGTGTTAATGGTGACTcgtagattttttaaaaaaattaaattagctttattattttttaatatatatatatatatatatatatatacagcaaaaatttgatatatatatccaagGGGGGCACTGAATGTTGATGACTCTGTAGGCCGTTTGTTGGGATGTGAGAATATCTGGAAGTGAGTGATGCAAAGTTGTAACAAACTGATTGCCCCATTCCATTGGAGTTGCTTGGGCagcttctcttctctctttctctttctaaccaaatataatttaattgcTTCTGTGTGGCAGCACTAATTAAGCCTTGCTTTTACGTTttacatgttaatttatttCACAATATTAATCATATGGTAaaacataattatattcatTGCTTTTATTGTGCCGTTATTTCATAagattttaatacaaaaataatgttaaaattttatctcattattTGTCAATGTATTtagcaatttaaaaaatagacatTAGTT
The Diospyros lotus cultivar Yz01 chromosome 12, ASM1463336v1, whole genome shotgun sequence DNA segment above includes these coding regions:
- the LOC127787213 gene encoding uncharacterized protein LOC127787213, producing the protein MEISADDVSQNSTISSNDVGQHHNNTSPDIVNQGGMECEHEIGEAEARTILEVISSTGKFWHDWDKLKSLLSFQLKQVLSEYPETKMASEQQTSSLGETYQDLVKRLDEALLSFVEGPPFTLQRLCEILLSARSIYPNLSKLALALEKNLLVTSTLTISSDPYPPALMQKPEEIDKRGEEPQERAEEPQANSDSVQNGVEHQTGDRDEVMAEVEEADADDNMRIDMAGLEEMVRSTESNCVSNTSS